A single Drosophila ananassae strain 14024-0371.13 chromosome 3L, ASM1763931v2, whole genome shotgun sequence DNA region contains:
- the LOC6494313 gene encoding putative uncharacterized protein DDB_G0271606 isoform X17, which produces MANVVNMNSLLNGKDSRWLQLEVCREFQRNKCSRQDTECKFAHPPANVEVQNGKVTACYDSIKATQLLDMDAFKGRCNRDKPPCKYFHPPQHLKDQLLINGRNHLALKNAMMQQLGIAPGQPVISSQVPAVATNPYLTGIPANSYSPYYATGHLVPTLLTPDHTAVASQLGPVVPQTVQVAQQKIPRSDRLEQFSGMVPFKRPAAEKSGIPVYQPGATAYQQLMQPYVPVSCEYPQQQQQQLQQQPVQPQQQQQQLHQQQQQSVLLQQQLQLSNAITTTTTTATASNNIINNINNNNTINAVIATTNIITSSTTTTTTTASSPSASLATTTASNATTAPTNPSDNLDDLDKETDTDNNDHTDRDNTASSAAAGGGGGDGNENDNADQANQDSDEPNQNPNPNQNSTSPNDCNTTQTTTPTKDDTATSDTAPAAAAAAPASPPNGTQSPTSPSATTSVAESLLPLPNGLGDNNNYLSYINNNLNNGLKPIHPDEVNGESENSTSNSGAPTAAPATPRSYAKQNGYYSANGHSTGILPTPTSSAAPVSYQTQVQAQTNLQRINYAVPAYSYGNMYPAYGGVTSSMVSLSSSTPSYAQAQMQQQQQQQQQQQQAQAQVQAQAQAQAQAQAQVQAAYAQQAYAAYAAAAGLAPQAATAAGYYPDPATLAKEVAHKNYALKVASAAGKPVASSAASAAAAYTGMTLNKSYIAAAAGAAAPQPVQAPQPQPMSMAALIQMQAQAQAQAQAQAQAQAQAQAQLRQLGSLPSSGLSTPVPGTPVRSAAAGAGAPASQYAPAALLRAPSPMQYAAAPNYFYPGMIPTAAYAMPPNQAAAAQQYAAAAAAAAAAAAAQGGSQGSAMVLNPYKKMKTS; this is translated from the exons GGCCGCTGTAATCGTGATAAACCGCCGTGCAAATATTTTCATCCACCACAGCATCTGAAGGATCAATTATTGATAAATGGACGCAATCACTTGGCCCTCAAGAATGCAATGATGCAACAGTTGGGCATCGCGCCCGGCCAGCCGGTTATATCGAGCCAAGTGCCAGCCGTG GCCACAAATCCCTATCTGACTGGCATTCCGGCCAACTCGTACAGTCCCTACTACGCAACGGGACACCTGGTGCCCACCTTGCTGACTCCGGATCATACGGCCGTGGCCTCGCAGTTGGGACCCGTCGTCCCACAGACAGTGCAGGTGGCCCAGCAGAAAATACCACGTTCCGACAGATTAGAG CAATTCTCTGGCATGGTGCCGTTCAAACGTCCAGCTGCCGAAAAGTCTGGCATTCCAGTTTATCAGCCCGGTGCGACCGCCTATCAGCAGTTAATGCAGCCATATGTGCCAGTCTCATGTGAGTAtccccaacaacaacaacaacaactacaacaacaaccagtacaaccacaacaacaacaacaacaactacatcaacaacaacaacaatctgtattactacaacaacaactacaattAAGTAACGccataacaacaacaactacaacagcaacagccagtaataatataattaataatattaataataataataccaTAAACGCTGTAATTGCTACTACCAATATAATAAcatcatcaacaacaacaacaacgacaacagcATCATCCCCATCAGCATCATTAGCAACCACAACAGCAAGCAACGCCACCACAGCCCCCACTAACCCAAGCGACAATCTCGATGATCTCGATAAAGAAACCGATACCGATAACAACGATCACACTGATCGCGACAATACCGcctcttctgctgctgctggtggtggtggcggcgaTGGCAATGAGAATGATAATGCGGATCAAGCTAATCAAGACAGTGACGAACCGAATCAGAATCCTAATCCCAATCAAAATTCAACTTCCCCCAACGATTGTAATACAACACAAACAACGACACCCACAAAAGACGACACAGCAACATCAGACACtgccccagcagcagcagcagcagcacctgcCTCGCCCCCTAATGGCACCCAATCGCCAACCTCGCCAAGTGCAACCACTTCGGTGGCTGAAAGCCTCCTGCCCCTGCCGAATGGCCTGGGCGATAACAACAACTATCTGTCCTACATCAACAATAATCTTAACAATGGCCTGAAACCCATCCATCCGGACGAAGTCAATGGCGAGTCCGAGAATAGCACTAGCAACAGTGGCGCCCCCACGGCAGCACCTGCCACCCCCCGCAGCTATGCCAAGCAAAATGGCTACTATTCGGCCAATGGCCACAGCACTGGCATCCTGCCAACGCCCACCAGTTCGGCGGCCCCGGTCTCATACCAGACCCAGGTCCAGGCTCAGACCAATCTGCAGCGCATCAACTACGCCGTGCCGGCCTATAGCTACGGCAACATGTATCCTGCCTACGGCGGAGTAACCTCCTCCATGGTCAGCTTGTCCAGCTCCACGCCCTCCTATGCCCAGGCAcagatgcagcagcagcaacaacaacagcagcagcaacagcaagccCAGGCCCAGGTCCAGGCCCAAGCTCAGGCCCAGGCTCAGGCTCAAGCTCAGGTCCAAGCGGCCTATGCTCAGCAGGCCTACGCCGCTTATGCCGCAGCTGCTGGCCTGGCACCACAagctgccactgccgccgGCTACTACCCCGATCCTGCCACTCTGGCAAAGGAGGTGGCCCACAAGAACTATGCGCTCAAAGTGGCCAGTGCCGCCGGCAAGCCTGTGGCTTCTTCAGCGGCctcggctgctgctgcctacACAGGCATGACCCTAAACAAGAGCTACATTGCTgctgcagcaggagcagctgccCCACAGCCCGTTCAGGcaccccagccccagcccatGTCCATGGCTGCCCTGATTCAAATGCAGGCTCAGGCACAGGCCCAAGCCCAAGCTCAGGCCCAGGCTCAGGCTCAAGCCCAGGCCCAGCTACGTCAGTTGGGTTCGCTTCCCAGCTCCGGGCTGTCCACTCCAGTGCCTGGAACACCAGTTCGCTCCGCAGCCGCCGGAGCCGGAGCTCCAGCCAGCCAATATGCACCTGCCGCCCTGCTGCGCGCCCCCTCACCCATGCAGTACGCTGCTGCTCCCAACTACTTCTATCCCGGCATGATCCCCACTGCCGCCTATGCCATGCCACCAAATCAAGCTGCAGCGGCACAGCAGTACGCAgcggcagctgctgctgcagccgcGGCCGCAGCCGCCCAGGGGGGTTCGCAGGGCAGCGCCATGGTTCTGAATCCCTACAAGAAAATGAAGACCTCCTAA
- the LOC6494313 gene encoding putative uncharacterized protein DDB_G0271606 isoform X7, which yields MANVVNMNSLLNGKDSRWLQLEVCREFQRNKCSRQDTECKFAHPPANVEVQNGKVTACYDSIKATQLLDMDAFKGRCNRDKPPCKYFHPPQHLKDQLLINGRNHLALKNAMMQQLGIAPGQPVISSQVPAVATNPYLTGIPANSYSPYYATGHLVPTLLTPDHTAVASQLGPVVPQTVQVAQQKIPRSDRLEVCREFLRGACKRAESECRFAHPQDSVARHDDGSITVCMDAVKGRCARDPCRYFHPPLHLQAQLKAAQTRATAVAAAAAMDVKTVGSIYYENFQFSGMVPFKRPAAEKSGIPVYQPGATAYQQLMQPYVPVSCEYPQQQQQQLQQQPVQPQQQQQQLHQQQQQSVLLQQQLQLSNAITTTTTTATASNNIINNINNNNTINAVIATTNIITSSTTTTTTTASSPSASLATTTASNATTAPTNPSDNLDDLDKETDTDNNDHTDRDNTASSAAAGGGGGDGNENDNADQANQDSDEPNQNPNPNQNSTSPNDCNTTQTTTPTKDDTATSDTAPAAAAAAPASPPNGTQSPTSPSATTSVAESLLPLPNGLGDNNNYLSYINNNLNNGLKPIHPDEVNGESENSTSNSGAPTAAPATPRSYAKQNGYYSANGHSTGILPTPTSSAAPVSYQTQVQAQTNLQRINYAVPAYSYGNMYPAYGGVTSSMVSLSSSTPSYAQAQMQQQQQQQQQQQQAQAQVQAQAQAQAQAQAQVQAAYAQQAYAAYAAAAGLAPQAATAAGYYPDPATLAKEVAHKNYALKVASAAGKPVASSAASAAAAYTGMTLNKSYIAAAAGAAAPQPVQAPQPQPMSMAALIQMQAQAQAQAQAQAQAQAQAQAQLRQLGSLPSSGLSTPVPGTPVRSAAAGAGAPASQYAPAALLRAPSPMQYAAAPNYFYPGMIPTAAYAMPPNQAAAAQQYAAAAAAAAAAAAAQGGSQGSAMVLNPYKKMKTS from the exons GGCCGCTGTAATCGTGATAAACCGCCGTGCAAATATTTTCATCCACCACAGCATCTGAAGGATCAATTATTGATAAATGGACGCAATCACTTGGCCCTCAAGAATGCAATGATGCAACAGTTGGGCATCGCGCCCGGCCAGCCGGTTATATCGAGCCAAGTGCCAGCCGTG GCCACAAATCCCTATCTGACTGGCATTCCGGCCAACTCGTACAGTCCCTACTACGCAACGGGACACCTGGTGCCCACCTTGCTGACTCCGGATCATACGGCCGTGGCCTCGCAGTTGGGACCCGTCGTCCCACAGACAGTGCAGGTGGCCCAGCAGAAAATACCACGTTCCGACAGATTAGAG GTGTGCCGCGAATTCCTGCGTGGCGCCTGCAAACGGGCGGAATCCGAATGCCGGTTCGCGCATCCGCAGGATAGCGTCGCCAGGCACGACGACGGCTCGATAACGGTTTGCATGGACGCCGTGAAGGGCAGGTGCGCACGCGACCCCTGCCGCTACTTCCATCCCCCCCTGCACCTACAGGCACAATTAAAAGCGGCCCAAACACGCGCCACCGCTGTcgctgctgcagctgcg atGGATGTTAAAACGGTTGGTTCCATTTACTATGAAAACTTC CAATTCTCTGGCATGGTGCCGTTCAAACGTCCAGCTGCCGAAAAGTCTGGCATTCCAGTTTATCAGCCCGGTGCGACCGCCTATCAGCAGTTAATGCAGCCATATGTGCCAGTCTCATGTGAGTAtccccaacaacaacaacaacaactacaacaacaaccagtacaaccacaacaacaacaacaacaactacatcaacaacaacaacaatctgtattactacaacaacaactacaattAAGTAACGccataacaacaacaactacaacagcaacagccagtaataatataattaataatattaataataataataccaTAAACGCTGTAATTGCTACTACCAATATAATAAcatcatcaacaacaacaacaacgacaacagcATCATCCCCATCAGCATCATTAGCAACCACAACAGCAAGCAACGCCACCACAGCCCCCACTAACCCAAGCGACAATCTCGATGATCTCGATAAAGAAACCGATACCGATAACAACGATCACACTGATCGCGACAATACCGcctcttctgctgctgctggtggtggtggcggcgaTGGCAATGAGAATGATAATGCGGATCAAGCTAATCAAGACAGTGACGAACCGAATCAGAATCCTAATCCCAATCAAAATTCAACTTCCCCCAACGATTGTAATACAACACAAACAACGACACCCACAAAAGACGACACAGCAACATCAGACACtgccccagcagcagcagcagcagcacctgcCTCGCCCCCTAATGGCACCCAATCGCCAACCTCGCCAAGTGCAACCACTTCGGTGGCTGAAAGCCTCCTGCCCCTGCCGAATGGCCTGGGCGATAACAACAACTATCTGTCCTACATCAACAATAATCTTAACAATGGCCTGAAACCCATCCATCCGGACGAAGTCAATGGCGAGTCCGAGAATAGCACTAGCAACAGTGGCGCCCCCACGGCAGCACCTGCCACCCCCCGCAGCTATGCCAAGCAAAATGGCTACTATTCGGCCAATGGCCACAGCACTGGCATCCTGCCAACGCCCACCAGTTCGGCGGCCCCGGTCTCATACCAGACCCAGGTCCAGGCTCAGACCAATCTGCAGCGCATCAACTACGCCGTGCCGGCCTATAGCTACGGCAACATGTATCCTGCCTACGGCGGAGTAACCTCCTCCATGGTCAGCTTGTCCAGCTCCACGCCCTCCTATGCCCAGGCAcagatgcagcagcagcaacaacaacagcagcagcaacagcaagccCAGGCCCAGGTCCAGGCCCAAGCTCAGGCCCAGGCTCAGGCTCAAGCTCAGGTCCAAGCGGCCTATGCTCAGCAGGCCTACGCCGCTTATGCCGCAGCTGCTGGCCTGGCACCACAagctgccactgccgccgGCTACTACCCCGATCCTGCCACTCTGGCAAAGGAGGTGGCCCACAAGAACTATGCGCTCAAAGTGGCCAGTGCCGCCGGCAAGCCTGTGGCTTCTTCAGCGGCctcggctgctgctgcctacACAGGCATGACCCTAAACAAGAGCTACATTGCTgctgcagcaggagcagctgccCCACAGCCCGTTCAGGcaccccagccccagcccatGTCCATGGCTGCCCTGATTCAAATGCAGGCTCAGGCACAGGCCCAAGCCCAAGCTCAGGCCCAGGCTCAGGCTCAAGCCCAGGCCCAGCTACGTCAGTTGGGTTCGCTTCCCAGCTCCGGGCTGTCCACTCCAGTGCCTGGAACACCAGTTCGCTCCGCAGCCGCCGGAGCCGGAGCTCCAGCCAGCCAATATGCACCTGCCGCCCTGCTGCGCGCCCCCTCACCCATGCAGTACGCTGCTGCTCCCAACTACTTCTATCCCGGCATGATCCCCACTGCCGCCTATGCCATGCCACCAAATCAAGCTGCAGCGGCACAGCAGTACGCAgcggcagctgctgctgcagccgcGGCCGCAGCCGCCCAGGGGGGTTCGCAGGGCAGCGCCATGGTTCTGAATCCCTACAAGAAAATGAAGACCTCCTAA